The following coding sequences are from one Mycobacterium bourgelatii window:
- a CDS encoding alpha/beta fold hydrolase, translating to MSTTSAWLADVEQDLREISTPAGSLRYYDCGSGPVLLFLHGSGPGVTGWRNFRGILPTFAEHYRCLVLEFPGFGVSDDFGGHPMVTANRAVLPFLDALGVDKVHIVGNSMGGGVGITFAIHNPDRIGRLVTIGGIGTNLFSASPSEGIRLLQEFTEDPSRQRLVDWLKSMVYDQALVTDELVEERWQLATDPETLAAARRMYSKAAFAAMMAAMNASDRPMPWALMHKVSAPVLLTWGRDDRVSPPDMALIPMRTIPDAELHVFPNCGHWAMIEAKAAFESTVLAFLSRG from the coding sequence GTGTCTACAACTTCCGCATGGCTCGCCGACGTCGAGCAGGACCTGCGTGAAATCAGCACTCCGGCAGGGTCTTTACGTTATTACGACTGCGGTTCCGGCCCAGTGCTGCTGTTCCTGCACGGTTCCGGCCCCGGGGTCACCGGGTGGCGCAACTTCCGCGGGATACTGCCCACCTTCGCCGAGCACTACCGCTGCCTGGTCCTGGAATTCCCCGGTTTCGGGGTCAGTGACGATTTCGGCGGCCACCCGATGGTCACCGCAAATCGGGCGGTGCTGCCCTTCCTCGACGCGCTCGGGGTGGACAAGGTGCACATCGTCGGCAACTCGATGGGCGGCGGCGTGGGCATCACTTTCGCCATCCACAACCCGGATCGGATCGGCCGGCTGGTGACCATCGGCGGAATAGGCACCAATCTCTTCAGCGCCAGCCCCAGTGAGGGCATCCGACTGCTGCAGGAGTTCACCGAGGACCCCTCCCGGCAACGGTTGGTCGACTGGCTCAAGTCGATGGTGTACGACCAGGCCCTGGTCACCGATGAGTTGGTGGAGGAACGCTGGCAGCTGGCCACCGACCCGGAGACGTTGGCCGCCGCCCGGCGGATGTACAGCAAGGCCGCATTCGCCGCGATGATGGCCGCCATGAACGCGTCGGATCGGCCGATGCCGTGGGCGCTGATGCACAAGGTGTCCGCGCCGGTGCTGCTGACGTGGGGCCGCGACGATCGGGTGAGTCCGCCCGACATGGCCCTCATCCCGATGCGCACCATTCCGGACGCGGAACTACACGTGTTCCCCAACTGCGGCCACTGGGCGATGATCGAGGCCAAGGCGGCGTTCGAAAGTACGGTCCTGGCGTTCCTGTCCCGCGGCTAA
- a CDS encoding Ni/Fe hydrogenase subunit alpha, translating to MTPPNRTLSVKTLTRVEGEGALHVALKDGTLERVELNIYEPPRFFEAFLRGRAHTEPPDLTARICGICPVAYQISACNAIEDACGVEIDADIVALRRLLYCGEWIHSHVLHIYLLHAPDFLGHPDIIGMAGDHREAVERGLSLKKVGNQLMEFVGGRAIHPINVRVGGFYSVPTRSEFRQIAEQLRRALDDALATVEWVAGFEFPDFEFDHEMLALSQGDRYPIENGVIARSAGAPFAVSDFTDHVVESHVSHSTALHATLDGNRYLTGPLARFTLNSSALSPIAAEAAARAGLGSSCRNPFRSIIVRAVEVVYAIEEALRIIAEYQRPARSFVDVPARAGVGHGVSEAPRGLLYHRYRIDQDGLVSAATIVPPTSQNQAAIEADLARVVSGNLDLSDDDLTKLCEHAIRNYDPCISCAAHFLTVTVEGR from the coding sequence GTGACGCCGCCTAACCGCACGCTCAGCGTCAAGACGCTGACGCGCGTGGAAGGTGAAGGGGCGCTGCATGTCGCGCTGAAGGACGGAACGCTGGAACGGGTCGAGCTCAACATCTATGAGCCGCCGCGCTTCTTCGAGGCTTTTCTGCGCGGACGCGCCCATACCGAGCCGCCCGACCTGACGGCGCGAATCTGCGGAATCTGCCCGGTCGCCTATCAGATCAGTGCGTGCAACGCGATCGAGGACGCCTGCGGCGTCGAGATCGACGCGGACATCGTTGCGCTGCGGCGGTTGCTGTACTGCGGCGAATGGATCCACAGTCATGTCCTGCACATCTACCTGCTCCACGCGCCCGACTTCCTTGGCCACCCCGACATCATCGGCATGGCCGGTGACCACCGGGAAGCGGTCGAACGCGGGTTGTCGCTGAAAAAGGTGGGCAACCAGCTGATGGAGTTCGTCGGTGGGCGTGCGATACACCCGATCAATGTGCGGGTGGGCGGATTCTATTCGGTGCCAACGCGTTCGGAGTTCCGCCAGATCGCCGAACAACTGCGTCGGGCATTGGACGATGCACTGGCCACCGTCGAGTGGGTGGCCGGCTTCGAGTTCCCCGATTTCGAATTCGACCACGAGATGCTGGCGCTGAGCCAGGGCGACCGCTATCCGATCGAGAACGGTGTGATCGCGCGCAGTGCCGGCGCGCCGTTTGCCGTATCCGATTTCACCGACCACGTCGTGGAGTCGCACGTGTCGCACTCCACCGCCCTGCACGCAACACTGGACGGCAACCGATATCTAACCGGTCCGCTGGCGCGGTTCACGTTGAATTCGTCGGCGCTGTCGCCGATTGCGGCGGAGGCTGCGGCTCGTGCTGGGCTTGGATCGAGCTGTCGAAATCCGTTCCGCAGCATCATTGTCCGGGCCGTCGAAGTCGTCTATGCGATCGAAGAGGCACTGCGGATCATCGCCGAATACCAGCGACCCGCACGGTCGTTCGTCGATGTTCCCGCTCGCGCGGGGGTGGGACACGGGGTCAGTGAGGCGCCCCGGGGCTTGCTGTATCACCGATACCGCATCGACCAGGACGGGCTGGTTTCCGCGGCGACGATCGTCCCGCCCACCTCGCAGAACCAGGCGGCGATCGAGGCCGATCTGGCGCGGGTGGTTTCCGGAAATCTCGATCTCTCCGACGACGACCTGACTAAGCTGTGTGAACACGCGATTCGCAACTATGACCCGTGCATTTCGTGTGCGGCGCACTTCTTGACGGTGACGGTTGAGGGGCGATGA
- a CDS encoding mycofactocin-coupled SDR family oxidoreductase, whose product MSAQSGGRLAGKVALITGAARGIGRAQAVRFGREGADIVALDICGPIETVIIPPATPDDLDETARLVSEAGARIHTEIVDVRDLDEVQAAADRGVQRFGGLDVVCATAGITSRGSTLELAESTWRTMLDVNLTGVWHTCRAAAPHLIERGAGSVVLTNSIAGLRGLVGVAHYTAAKHGLVGFMRALAHELAPHNVRVNCIHPTNVDTPMIQNEAVSSAFRPDLDRPPTRDEFAEAARRMNMLGVPWVDPVDVANAALFLASDEARYITAVTLPVDAGATQR is encoded by the coding sequence ATGAGCGCGCAGTCAGGCGGACGGCTAGCAGGAAAAGTCGCCCTCATCACCGGCGCGGCACGGGGGATCGGGCGCGCCCAGGCCGTGCGTTTCGGGCGGGAAGGTGCCGACATCGTGGCACTGGACATCTGCGGTCCGATCGAAACGGTGATCATCCCGCCCGCCACACCCGACGACCTGGACGAAACGGCCCGACTGGTCAGCGAGGCGGGCGCTCGAATCCACACCGAGATCGTCGACGTCCGGGATCTCGACGAAGTGCAGGCGGCCGCCGATCGCGGCGTTCAGCGGTTCGGCGGACTCGACGTGGTGTGCGCGACGGCCGGGATCACCTCACGTGGGTCGACGCTGGAGCTGGCCGAAAGCACCTGGCGCACAATGCTGGACGTCAATCTCACCGGGGTGTGGCACACCTGCCGTGCGGCGGCGCCGCACCTGATCGAGCGAGGTGCCGGCTCGGTGGTCCTGACGAACTCCATCGCCGGACTGCGCGGGCTGGTCGGCGTCGCGCACTACACCGCGGCCAAGCACGGTTTGGTCGGATTCATGCGCGCGCTGGCCCACGAGTTGGCCCCGCACAACGTCCGGGTGAACTGTATCCACCCCACCAACGTCGACACCCCGATGATTCAGAACGAAGCCGTCAGCAGCGCGTTTCGTCCCGATCTGGACCGCCCGCCCACACGCGACGAATTCGCCGAGGCGGCGCGCCGCATGAACATGCTCGGAGTGCCCTGGGTGGACCCGGTCGATGTCGCCAATGCGGCGTTGTTCCTGGCTTCCGACGAGGCGCGCTACATCACCGCGGTCACGCTGCCGGTAGACGCGGGAGCCACTCAGCGCTGA
- a CDS encoding FAD/NAD(P)-binding protein — translation MTEQASPVAVPVSMAPVPYRVRTRVVESPDSATLCLEPVGEVLRPPAPGEFMMLYAFGVGEAAISISGDPHVTDGSITHTIRAVGAVSRALHDSQPGDIVGVRGPFGTTWGLDEAVGRDLVMVAGGVGLCPLRPAILGALGQRARYGKLTLVVGARSRSDFVFAAQIEKWVDDPQIDVHLIVDAPTRGWTGAVGLVTEPLQRLTLQPDRTTAFLCGPEPMLRSGAEVLVAKGLAPRDIRVSLERNMQCGVGWCGHCQLGPLLICRDGPVVTYDVAGPLLQVKEL, via the coding sequence ATGACTGAGCAGGCGTCCCCCGTCGCCGTGCCGGTGAGCATGGCGCCGGTTCCGTATCGCGTGCGCACCCGGGTGGTCGAGAGCCCGGATTCGGCCACGTTGTGTCTCGAGCCGGTGGGCGAGGTGTTGCGGCCGCCTGCGCCGGGCGAATTTATGATGCTCTACGCGTTCGGGGTCGGCGAGGCGGCGATTTCGATCAGCGGCGATCCGCACGTGACCGACGGCTCGATCACCCACACCATTCGCGCGGTCGGAGCCGTCAGCCGCGCCCTGCACGATTCGCAACCCGGCGACATCGTGGGCGTGCGTGGGCCGTTCGGCACCACCTGGGGATTGGACGAGGCCGTCGGGCGGGACCTGGTGATGGTCGCCGGGGGAGTGGGGTTGTGCCCGTTGCGTCCGGCAATCCTGGGTGCGTTGGGGCAACGAGCGCGCTACGGCAAGCTGACGCTGGTCGTCGGCGCCCGGTCACGGTCGGACTTCGTGTTTGCCGCGCAAATCGAGAAGTGGGTCGACGATCCGCAGATCGACGTGCATCTGATCGTCGACGCCCCGACCCGCGGCTGGACCGGAGCGGTCGGCTTGGTCACCGAGCCGCTGCAACGACTGACATTGCAACCCGATCGCACCACTGCTTTTCTGTGCGGGCCGGAGCCGATGCTGCGCTCTGGCGCCGAGGTGTTGGTGGCGAAAGGACTGGCGCCAAGGGATATTCGGGTCTCGCTGGAACGCAACATGCAGTGCGGCGTCGGGTGGTGCGGACACTGCCAGCTGGGTCCGCTACTGATATGCCGCGACGGCCCGGTCGTCACCTACGACGTCGCCGGACCGCTGCTGCAAGTGAAGGAGCTTTGA
- a CDS encoding 4Fe-4S dicluster domain-containing protein, producing MTALRGYRVADPLKLDTAGLSRLVDLLMERGYRVIGPTMRDNAIVLAELESAADLPHGWGVDVAPGRYRVRRRDDDAAFGHSAGPQSWKQFLHPPRQRLWAGTRDGGTEPHTEDDRPCAFIGVRGCDLAAIATLDRVLGRGDYPDEAFVGRRRRIFVVAVNCTEPGGLCFCASMGTGPAVGPGYDLALTERVDGSGAQPPSYLVEIGTPEGAEVLAAIPHQAASAEEIDCARADVEDAAHHMGRQMPQADLRNLLIDARESPQWEEVASRCLTCGNCTMVCPTCFCTSTEDVSDLTGEHAERWRHWASCFEFDFTYVHGGGSVRRSGASRYRHWLTHKLGTWHDQFGMSGCVGCGRCIAWCPTGIDITEEMNKMAGTADDD from the coding sequence ATGACGGCGCTGAGGGGATATCGCGTGGCCGATCCTTTGAAGTTGGACACCGCCGGGCTGTCTCGCCTCGTCGACCTGCTGATGGAAAGGGGCTATCGGGTCATCGGCCCGACGATGCGCGACAACGCGATAGTGCTCGCCGAACTCGAGTCGGCAGCCGATCTTCCGCACGGCTGGGGCGTTGACGTGGCCCCGGGTCGGTATCGGGTGCGCCGCCGCGACGACGACGCGGCGTTCGGGCATTCGGCCGGACCACAGTCGTGGAAGCAGTTTCTGCATCCGCCGCGGCAGCGGCTGTGGGCCGGCACCCGCGATGGCGGCACCGAACCCCACACCGAGGACGACCGGCCGTGCGCATTTATCGGGGTGCGCGGCTGCGACCTGGCCGCGATCGCGACTTTGGACCGGGTGCTCGGCCGCGGCGACTACCCAGATGAGGCGTTTGTCGGTCGCCGACGACGGATCTTTGTGGTCGCGGTCAACTGCACCGAGCCGGGCGGGTTGTGCTTCTGCGCGTCGATGGGTACCGGGCCGGCGGTTGGGCCCGGCTATGACTTGGCGCTGACGGAGCGCGTCGACGGCAGCGGGGCACAGCCGCCGAGCTACCTCGTCGAGATCGGCACTCCGGAAGGTGCCGAGGTGCTCGCCGCTATTCCGCACCAGGCGGCCAGTGCTGAGGAAATCGACTGTGCACGTGCCGATGTCGAGGATGCCGCGCATCACATGGGTCGGCAGATGCCACAGGCGGATCTGCGCAACCTGTTGATCGATGCCCGCGAGTCCCCGCAGTGGGAAGAGGTGGCCAGTCGGTGCCTCACCTGCGGCAATTGCACGATGGTCTGTCCCACCTGCTTCTGTACCAGCACGGAGGACGTCAGCGACCTCACCGGCGAGCACGCCGAGCGGTGGCGGCATTGGGCGTCGTGTTTCGAGTTCGATTTCACCTACGTCCACGGCGGCGGCAGCGTCCGGCGCTCGGGGGCATCGCGTTATCGACACTGGTTGACCCACAAATTGGGCACCTGGCACGACCAGTTCGGCATGTCGGGCTGCGTGGGTTGCGGGCGATGCATCGCCTGGTGCCCGACGGGCATCGATATCACCGAGGAGATGAACAAGATGGCCGGGACGGCCGACGATGACTGA
- a CDS encoding hydrogenase maturation protease, whose amino-acid sequence MTTVVIGLGNRYRRDDGVGVAAATALKAALKTLVLPDVHVLTDITDPMSLVEHWSGARLALVIDAAIATPATAGRVRRCALGDIAASRGLSSHAVDIVGAHALAQALGRAPDALVVFTVDAVDTGHGPGLTDQVAAAVPEVVRMAVEEITRPVASPG is encoded by the coding sequence ATGACGACCGTTGTGATCGGTCTCGGCAATCGGTACCGGCGCGACGACGGCGTTGGCGTTGCCGCGGCTACCGCGTTAAAGGCCGCGCTAAAAACCTTGGTGCTGCCCGATGTTCACGTGCTGACCGACATCACGGATCCGATGAGTTTGGTCGAGCACTGGTCGGGTGCGCGGTTGGCCCTGGTGATCGACGCCGCGATCGCGACGCCCGCAACCGCGGGCCGCGTACGTCGCTGCGCATTGGGCGACATAGCCGCCTCCCGTGGCTTGAGCTCGCACGCTGTCGATATCGTCGGCGCGCACGCACTAGCTCAGGCGCTCGGTCGAGCGCCCGATGCGCTGGTGGTGTTCACCGTCGACGCGGTCGACACCGGCCACGGGCCCGGACTGACGGATCAGGTCGCGGCCGCGGTGCCCGAAGTGGTCCGCATGGCCGTGGAGGAAATCACGCGGCCCGTGGCGTCACCCGGTTAG
- a CDS encoding oxidoreductase gives MSPPSLAVWKFASCDGCQLTLLDCEDELLTIASQVKIANFAEASSAVVDGPYDVSLVEGSVTTAHDEQRIREIREQSKVLVTIGACATAGGVQALRNFADVAEFTSVVYAHPEYIDTLATSTPAAAHVKVDYQLHGCPIDRGQLLDTLAALLIGRKPKLPAKTVCTECKMRGVTCLVVSDGTPCLGPVTHAGCGALCPRHNRGCFGCFGPSAAPRTATLIPLLRRDGMSDAEVDRVFSTFNVASFAAERSQQ, from the coding sequence ATGAGCCCACCCTCGTTGGCAGTGTGGAAATTTGCCTCCTGCGACGGTTGCCAGTTGACGCTGCTCGACTGCGAGGACGAATTGCTCACGATCGCAAGCCAAGTCAAGATCGCCAACTTCGCGGAGGCGTCCAGCGCGGTGGTTGACGGGCCCTACGACGTCTCGCTGGTCGAGGGCTCGGTCACCACCGCGCATGACGAACAACGCATCCGGGAGATCCGGGAACAGTCCAAGGTGCTGGTCACCATTGGCGCGTGCGCGACGGCCGGCGGAGTGCAGGCACTGCGGAACTTCGCCGACGTCGCGGAGTTCACCTCGGTCGTGTACGCCCACCCGGAGTACATCGACACGCTGGCGACGTCCACGCCGGCGGCGGCGCACGTCAAGGTGGACTACCAGTTACATGGCTGTCCGATTGACCGCGGGCAGCTGCTTGATACCCTCGCTGCCCTGCTGATCGGGCGCAAACCAAAGCTGCCGGCCAAGACCGTATGTACCGAATGCAAGATGCGCGGTGTGACGTGTCTGGTCGTCTCGGACGGCACCCCGTGCCTTGGTCCGGTCACCCACGCCGGCTGTGGTGCGTTGTGCCCCAGGCATAATCGCGGTTGCTTCGGATGCTTCGGCCCGTCCGCCGCACCGAGAACCGCCACGCTGATCCCACTGTTGCGGCGCGACGGGATGTCCGACGCCGAGGTCGATCGGGTGTTCTCCACGTTCAACGTCGCCAGTTTCGCCGCCGAGCGGAGCCAGCAGTGA
- a CDS encoding pyridoxamine 5'-phosphate oxidase family protein, producing the protein MSADDDGVTILSERECWDLLKSVPLGRLITSVNDRPDVFPVNFVVQRKSVLFRTAQGAKLVSAAMNKNVVFEADDHNASEAWSVIIRGRARSLRSDEEIEDAESAHLQSWTDSEKPHYVRILPDLVTGRRFQLGASQRGQSVPT; encoded by the coding sequence ATGTCCGCAGACGATGACGGGGTCACCATCCTGTCCGAGCGCGAATGCTGGGATTTGCTCAAGTCCGTGCCCCTGGGACGGTTGATCACCAGCGTCAACGACCGGCCCGACGTCTTCCCGGTGAACTTCGTCGTTCAGCGCAAGAGCGTGTTGTTCCGTACCGCGCAGGGCGCCAAGTTGGTTTCCGCCGCGATGAACAAGAACGTCGTATTCGAAGCCGACGACCACAACGCCTCTGAGGCGTGGAGCGTGATCATCAGGGGCAGGGCCCGGTCGCTGCGGTCCGACGAGGAGATCGAAGACGCCGAAAGTGCCCACCTGCAGTCGTGGACGGACAGCGAGAAGCCGCACTATGTCCGCATCTTGCCCGATTTGGTCACCGGCCGCCGATTTCAGTTGGGCGCCTCCCAGCGGGGACAGTCGGTTCCCACCTAA